The following nucleotide sequence is from Aedes aegypti strain LVP_AGWG chromosome 3, AaegL5.0 Primary Assembly, whole genome shotgun sequence.
ttgaaaacctcgaagcatcagaaaaacaaggtttttttttatcaaagcaattgcaaattttctaaaaaatctgaaagaaacgctatgggattggttttaatgaagtataagtcggattggattatatttttcatgaaacattacacctttaagcaaagctgaaaaaactgtttcttttccattccaagggattctttcttttctatggaacaaataaaattcttttttatatttttctttaattttatttattcaattaattagtacataacttacattttatcttaaaactatctatttttccaaccgggaagattggttttggttgctaccaccagaagattttcgtttctatgtagtattaagaacaaagcatgctgtattttcttggttttcaaatgcatctgagaattcactcgcaaaaatgcttcgttcgtcttttggaataaatgaatgatattttttgttccaggaattggaacaaggttagaaaatctctcctgaagtaatttttcagcctctgaaaagtcattttcagttgcatagatgaattcccaatctttttcaaattggtctttcaccttttgcgacacagcccagtcaaaaaattgtttggcgttattaatttccgctgactttctaatactagcatctctagccattcgcttaatattgccaccgataccatcacatggaccttttccatgttaggttgggaaaaagtgccattctgctctaattttaaaatcattttcatggttgcatacatttttgaaatttgatttatttttgtactgttCTCCGCAACCACCAgagaaataaatgattttttcaagctcaggaaatttatttttcaatcttgaaattagttttgtttgaaaagcataaactgatgtcgtgttatgctttttatgtcagcaattacaacaaaatttaagaatttgatcgaagatttgtctttgtaataaattacaaatggatgtattgttacttgaggtcgtacaaagtaatggctttgaatggaatcttgtatcacgcacgaataattttccgcgaaatccatctggcacattatttctttgtttccAACTAGTAATTCCTGTTTAGCTCTTATAAATTCATTTTGTTTATCTACTTCAaattgatgcacaagaaacttctctgtgagatttttcaagttttctataaaatcatttacattttcctctttgttgataattttacaacgaggagaaataatccaaaaacaatacttaacttattcaacgttgttttcatctaagcgattggcaacaaaatctaatttctttaatttacaatcctcacaggacctcaagtaacaatcatctgtactatctggacatatcatttgactagtcaaaaaggtgttaagtttttttttctgtattatgaacttcaaagcaattagtttttttcaatgcatcaaccatgaatttcatattctcatgtatcatgcaaacacaaacattcatggccgatgaatcctttgtataaacacattgttttggtttaagtttccagaacgatgtgaatgagacagattcctgttcactcttacaggtttccaaatattgtttatataaagtatccaaagggtcaagcaaaaggcgtttttgaacattttggcgcactccattgggtaactcaatagatatggtatctttcaagccaggaaatggccgactgatatcatcccttaggtaaaaatttgaaactatgtcttggacatctgatccatgcgagggtcgtcctacttttgaaagtggttgaatccctaaattgtatttttttgattcagttataacgtgttgagacacgtcaaaatgagctttaactttggcatatgaccaattcctaggaagtaattttagaagttcaatttgcttgtcatgttcggcttttgtaacagctgagttcaaatttaataaaacggaattaaaatcctctgtaacatcgacaatattaggcggaaaccaagtctttattttactcaaaatttgattgaacatttcgtccatagaagcattgcgatagttactactagaagcatccaaacgtgaagattttacttgaaaagaaatttccaagaatttagcaagctcttgaatttttgtacattatttatagaaccaactgactcacccgaggaaggagtttcctttggcgacgccaacgaagatagtggtgaaacttgttcctcaaacgccattgcttctggaagatccgttacgagagccttctggtcaccggtaatggagcacatcacgcaaattttcatcttctCCGTAATCctccgaactccattcgaatgaagcttactgatgaggccttggctgatcgatcgtagatttgtccttactgatttgtggccgtccagtccgaaggggttacagcataaagaattgtattcgtaatatagaactttgtccatttcaacagcttcgggaaaacttttttcactttccaaaaattaataacgaggaatatacagctgatagacaacacttgcactttctcactgctctttgttagtttttggtaaacttatgattctcaagccatttcaacgctttaaacttgaattggtaaatacctatttgtcatattgtctacccatttatttaactgtcaattttgtagttacctaacaggaaaaaattgcctacattctgattgaagaaaactttgtttctatgtagtttcgttcttaagaaattttgtttatgaacttataaatttgtaaatatatggttcaaacagctcatcctagcaatatttgatcatgttttaggaacgaaaaatgagcgtattgaaaaatattgtaggattgggtgttattgatcgctcttttcaaatatactttgtttgaaagctggaatagctaatcgggttttcattatttgttttcataaacagtgaaaaatgtcctgggaaactgattccatttcaaaaatttcatatttttgagataatttgaatccggttcgacaagtcatgatgagtcttgagtcatgatttttaaacgaaaaggcatgtatggccaatctttgcattttttacaaaattgaccatagatcaggaactaaagaaaagtacatcctaaaagttaccagaattgaagtttataaagtttctttcttaaaaatattttattaaaaaatttccgcgagttcgggcatagattttccagcttttctttatgaatttccccaacggtggaaaattttgtggaaaactttttccagttcattttttttttggatttctgagaaaatttgcttaaattttcatataaaaagtttgtttctacaatgtttagttcttgagttatgatttttcaaagaaaagtcttatatggcacatctggacatttttcataaaattggccataactcaaaaacgaataaaaagtgcattccaaaaatttcagtgattaaagtttataaaattaccttctcgaaaatatttttttgaaaattttccacgagttcggacatagtttttccggcttttctttacgaattttcccaacggtggaaaattttgtggaaaacgttttccagttcatattttttttggatttctgagaaaatttgcttaaattttcatataaaaactttgtttctacaatgtttcgttcttgagttatgatttttcaaagaaaagtcttatatggcacatctggacatttttcacaaaattggccataactcaaaaacgaaaaaaaagtgcattccaaaaatttcagtgattaaagcttataaaattaccttctcgaaaatattttttagaaaattttccacgagttcgggcatagtttttccggcttttctttacgaattttcccaacggtgaaaaattttgtggaaaactttttccagttcatattttttttggatttttgagaaaatttgcttaaattttcatatgaaaactttgtttctacgatgctttgttcttgagttatgatttttcaaagtaagtagtgtcaagggaaaacaaaaaatttccacctgagttctccggaaaaataggcgaccctcattttttctcaattttttttatccatATATCCATGaaccctgcctgtggaaaaagattcatgaaaatctgagacccttcggcccaaacccgtacggtaataaaaaaaatccccaacagCATTCCTGCCTTTTCACTGATCAATTAAAATGATTAATAAAGTAAGGGgtttattttataagtcgagtcgatcaaaatgactcaaCTGGAGTCACTGTAAACTTGTAAATCGAGCATAtttatgtgactcgtctgtagtcattgtcgatcaaagtaagcatgcatacttcagatgtcacccgtcgactgccATAGTAGTCTAGTCACATGGAGTGagaactgtcgaaaaactcgagtgacagagccgtgtcgagcgaatttttcggtcgacagtgactccagtcgagtcattttgatcgactcgacttataaaattggGCCCTTATATGTTGAAAATTGGACCATTGGGGAAACATATCGTGAAATTTAAAAGTTGCAGGCACGTATTCTAACCAATTTTTGGGCTCTacgacaaaaaatattattgaataGTGCATTTTGCTGCTATTATCAACACTTACAAAACCTATCTAACAGATGCCTTAAAGTAGAGCACACACTTCACCGCGTTGTTCGAAACGGTCAATTGTCATGGTGGTTCTGGTACCTAGTAGCAAATCATTCGACAGCTGAAGGGATCGCAACTGGTTGAAAACGTACGCCCACGCACATTTTAAAAGGCAATGTTGAAGATGAATTTTAAAACGGGCTATCATAAACAGTTTGCGCATAATGCAATGGTTGTTAGTTTTGTTCGTACTTGTGTCCCTCTCAAAGCGTGCTTTTGCCTCCATTATAGGAAAAAGATTGCATTTGGGTTGCACTACTAAAATCAATTATAGTTCATTAATCTGCAAATGATACATCAAAAAATCTAGTATCAAGTTTTGAAGGTAATATGTTGAAATATAACTTGCCTTACAAGACAAAATCTTAAATGCTTTTCATTCAGTTCAGTTATTTTGTGAGAATAGTTGAGTGCTATACATCCCTTTTAATATTTCGTTCGTTTCAGAATCGCCAAAATACCGCCCGTCGGTTCAACTGTTGGAGACTGGTCAAGAACACGGACAAGCATACGCACAGCAAGAGCCTGAGCAGCCATACCGAATCCAATACAAAAGCATTCAACCGACTGGATCAGTCACTCCCGTATCGAAGCCAATTAGCGCCTTTTCATTCGAAAAAGAACTCGCTAAATTGGTGGAATCGAATCGTCCAATTGCCTACCATCCGGCAGGTCCACATCGACCAAGCGAACGAGGACCACATGATGGCCCACGATACGTGGTGAACCCTCAGTCGCACGAATACGCTTACGCCCCAATCCCATCCAATGAACACGCGCCGAAACAATCGATCAAAGCTCAGTATATTGCGCCTTTCGCCCAACTGCATTCTGGACCAAAACTAAGCGCAGCACATCTGCAAGTCGGACCCCATAAGTTTGCTGATAGTCCTGCTCCAAAGTATCAGTTCATCCAACAGGAAGCCCCAGTTAAGGGTCATGCCCCCCAACAATATCTCACTGAAGTATCTCCAAAGTACGCTCAGCATGCTCCCGAAAAGCAACCCTCCGGAACTCCTTCTCCTAAAATCCAGTACTATGTTCCAAAAGAGAAGAATCTCCAGATCTATTACCCCCAGCAGGTCACAGAGAAGCAACCTACAGAACAACACACTTCGCAACATCCAATGAAAATAGTAGATGCACCTCAGTTACAGCATGAAAAGCCCCACAAGCAGGTTCAGACTAATCGTCCAAAAGCTCAATATACCGCCAGAGATAAACAAGCTGAACAGAGTCAACAAGCGGTTCAGAAATCCAAGGATTCAGAGGTACCATCCAGATCGGCCATATACGTATCCCAACAAACGGGAGTATCTCCATCGCCAGTCCCTGCTGAGCAGCCCAGCCAGGAAAGACAACCACAACCTCAACATCACAAAATACCGCCCAAAATTGATCGTCCTCTCACTCAGGAAGAATTCCAAGCATTGGTCGATGCTGGCTACTCCGTGGTGCCAGTCCCAGTTCCGGTTCCTGTGCCTGCTTCCCAGTATCATGCGCAACAGCAGGCTGCAGCAGCCCGTGCATCAGCTAATGCTCCGTCGCCTTCTGCACGCCATGGCCCAGTTCCTCAGGCCTCCCGATACCATCAACACCAAATAGCGGCGGAAAACAATCCCAGTCAAGTTATCACCTATCTGCGTCCGCTGCATATCGATCCTTTCTCGGCAGGAGTCAGAGGACCCAATAAGGCAGCACCTTGAGAGtgcaccaaaaaaaaaaactgccactGTTTTAGCTAAGTTCGTTAGATAAGTATTATAAATAGTATTCTAGTGTAATTTATCAACCGATTCGCCTGAACACAAAGCAAATATGTATCAAACCACGAAACAGTGGCACACAAGACggagattttttatttgttttagcCGTGATACTGTTGTTACGCATAATTTATAAAGATATTTGTGTTATGGCTTAAAATTGCgcgaaataaatgttttatacataaatttattgattttaattttaccGATACCTTTAATAATAGTAACACCTATTAGCAGATACTTTTTATGAAATTCCtactaaggggtcatgcacaaattacgtcacgctccaagggggggagggggtcaagccaagcgtgacaagccttacaacatttttgaagggctcatacaaaaaatgtgacaaagaggggtggggagggggtcgaaaaagtcgaaatttagcgtgacataatttgtgtaccatccctaatgtTTTTAGGagattccttcttcttcttggcattaacgtctccactgggccaaagcctgcttctcagtttagtgttcttatgagcacttccactgttattaactgagagcttttctatgccaaagttgccattttcgcattcgtatatcgtgtggcaggtccgattatactctatgcccagggaagtcaaggaaatttccattacgaaaagatcctggactgaccgggaattgaacccagacaccttcagcatggctttgctttgtagccgcggactctaaccactcggctaaggaaggtcccaggCTAGGAGATTCCTTATAGGATTTTAATAGTATTTTCACGAATTCCTTGAATCGACTTCTTGAAGgattgccacacgatatacacatgcaaaaatggtcaattggcaaataaagctctcagttaataactgtggaagtgctcataagaacactaatctgagaagcaggctttgtcccagttggaacgtaacgccagaaagaagaaggattGCTGcttcatttaatttatttatttagttatcatctaaacactgaatcaacaatttcacgctacaatactcggttcgtgaccgcatctctccatcctcagtTGTGCCCCACGTTCGCCAAATGGATCCTGCTGTActtactccagagattttttcagtttttcggagaattcctctaaggattatTTCTGGTATTTCTTCTGTGGGACTGGGgctcttcaataaattcttccagaatgaTCTGGATGTAACCAACGATGCGAGCCCCAATTCAACGATCATGTAGGAGCCACAGTAGTCAAATCTGTTTTGCTGCTCTATCAAGCAACCGCCAAGCATTTAACGCTCCAAATTGACGGTATAAAGCTAGGGCAGGGCAAATACGTCGTTTAATAGttctatatttatttatttcatgtcgtcaatcagaagtagaccattttgttacaattttaaacttaatattatatagtttaaaaacgttattttcttaatctagttcgaattttaatgtgacataaatttttgttttagttccgatttcgtcatagtaaagtcaatggtttcgcaatgtttattgtaaacagacattatttgatttaaaggctcaaatttggcataatttgtgcggtgatggtttgtataaaaaaaactacgacttcgcagttgtcttgaaggagcataaaaatttaattttaacaaaagtgtcatcgagtcaatacgatgcgaaactatatcgtttacgaacgagaccattgcaaattcgcgacgtttcttcaatgtttgaatattaatgagcatgcatcgtgcttcataagatggtagaggtaaccttgtccaacctaattttcgaagtgcgaacaacagaaattgtttttgaactgattctataCGATTTTCATGGGTTGATGAAAATGGTGACCAAACTATGCTACAGTATTCTTAAATTGAACGCACATAGATTATGTATAATGTTTTTATAGTGTATGGATCgtgaaaaataaaactaaaccgTTTTATAAATGCTAGCATCTTGTTTGccttgttgataattgtattataGTGATCTATAAAAGTAACTTTGGAATCTAAAATTATCACTAaatcttatattcttacgtATTTTTCTACTAGTTGATTCCCTAGGTAGACTGTTGTGTTAGGTATACTGCGCTTTTTACTAAAGGATATAGAATTTCATTTTTCACGTTCAATTTTAGAAAGCTTTTATAGCACCATTTGTAAAACatatcaatttcattttgaaaagtatgtatatattcATCGTTTGCtatttcaagaaacagtttaatGTCATCAGCATATATGAGAGCTTTCACTTTTATAagaatgaaggaaatgtcgttaacGTATAAAATAGAGAATAATGGCCCTAAATgagacccttgaggaactcccgatGTAACCTTAATTGGAATTGAATTTACTCCTTTgtatctaactatttgttgacGATTAGTAAGATAAGACTCTACCCATTTAAGAAGGTCCGGTTGAAATCCCATTTTCTCTAACTTAAAAAGCAACATTGGTATGTCAATGCGATCGAAAGCTTTACTGAAATCTATATAGAGAGCTGCCACGTGATTACCATCATCCATGGCTGTCAAAGAATAATGCATAAACTCCAGCAAGTTTGTGCATGTTGAGTGTCCCTTAAAAAAAACCATGCTGCGTATGAGTTATTCTGTTTTTAACCATATCGAATAAAATTGTATTTATTATTTCCTCGAAAATCTTAGGAATACAAGAGATAATCGCTATCCCACGATAATCACATATGTCAGATTTTTTGCCACTTTTAAAGATCGGCACTAAAAATGTGCTTTTCCATGTTTCAGGGAAACTACCTGATTGCAGAGACATATTATagagccaaaatagcggagacGCAAGTTCgattgataacattttcaaaaatacaggcGGAATCCCGTCAGGTCCAGCACCTTTGGAGGCATCTAGATCTTTTAGTGTAACTACAATATCATGtactttgatttgattgacgGAAATGTCTTTTgagatttccggaagaaatgagAAATATTCACGATCTCGATTATTTTCCGAATAAGTAGTGTAAAcgtcttgaaaaaatgttgcaaaaagaTTGCAACTTTCTTCACCATAGGGtccagagctacttgggcacttccatgattcactttggcatggggggtttttctcggaggaatcgtctgaaactttgcaacaaGGAACACTTCTATATGACGCACATTGCGGCCAAATATAAACTCAGTACTAACATCCGACGTCTGGCcacgttcttctcatccgtcaccctctggcactcctcgtcgaaccatccgcttctggggcgtcttcgagcagtacctatcacttctcgcgctgtttcactcaccactccatggattgcaccccatagattgttgaggttttcgctcacattgacctcacttatccgctcgtccagcttttggtggtattcagctgtaacaccgtctgctgagaagcgctggatattgaatcgCATTGTTCGCTGCGGTCTTAAATTCGCTACAGTTGATAACCGCGCTCGAATTTTACTGACAACGAGGTAGTGATCCGAGTCAatgttaggacccctgaaactcctaacatcgatgacatctgagaaatgtcggccaTCCACCAGAATATGGTCTATCTGGTTGCAAATATCACCATTTGGGTGCCTCCAGGTGTGCTTCCGAaaatccttgcgtgcaaagtaggtgctgcagatggccatccccctggcagcagcgaaagtcactagtcgtaggccgttgtgattggtaacggagtgaagacTCTCCTTACCGATGATCGGACGGAAAaagtcctctcttccgacctgcgcgttcgcatctccgataacgattttcacgtcgtgttttgggcactctccataggccttatcaaggccttcatagaacgcgtccttcacgtcatcaggtttgtcgttcgtcggtgcatagatgttgatcaggctgtagttgaagaatttgccccgtatccGCAGTACACAGATTCGTTCGCTAATCGGTTTCCACTTAATAACGcgtttcatctgcttcccgatcactatgaaaccgactccatGTTCTGCCTTATCGCCGCCGCTCTCAACCgcccggaattcacgttctctagagtactaagtacgcaacccttagctggcggtctttgtcatcgttagacccgaggaagcgtgaggtagggacttgcgaggaccagagctatgttggacgctccttcctggttgtcgactcaccatttcacaacccccattctacttgtttcaaatcaaatggaaaaaaccctaccgccacaggtaactcctactccgcttcttcgtctaccgaaaattctaatgggaaatcatcagatgtacccacttcaagtgatatgtctgcctctgtttttaattttctaactgaacaattgaatctaatgattgatgcaatgttcaaagccacaactatgactgaagcagtccaagtaggtgtaaaatttacaaatcaaattgttattgtattacgtttttctaatggatccaaaaaataatttaaatattttaaattggaatgctcgttctctgaatggtaaagaggacgagctgtttaattttcttacggttaataacgtgcatatagcagttattaccgaaacgtatttaaaacctggatccaaactcaaaagagatcctaacttttttgttcatcgtaataatcgacttgatggggcatgtggaggagttgcaatcatcattcataggcgtataaaacatcaactgttttcgtcatatgaaactaaagtttttgaaactttaggtgtttctgttgaaacacagtttggtaaatatactttcatagctgcctatttgccttttcaatgctctggacagtaAGTTAAtctgctccaaactgacttgcgaaaattgactcgcaataagtcaattttttttgtcattggtgactttaatgccaaacatcggtcatggaataattctcaaagtaattccaacggcagaattttatttgatgagtgctcttcaggatatttgtcaattcaataccctgatagccctacattagacctgttcatatttaaaaaaatgtctggaaatctaccggtcaagcagtattcggaattctcatgctaagaacaatgtctggtcaaatttt
It contains:
- the LOC5575811 gene encoding mediator of RNA polymerase II transcription subunit 15, encoding MWLRLFIGCCVIGSLLAEKNVTQELTTKEKRQTDHETRTAPQAANRRQQQHQPSGGYYQDPDAAAHYYAQQAGGQLLFRPHQLKAGHEQVQELPAEYISLLQQLADHQNHAAPAKQPKHHSYDVQNAQTEQYYQQQQQHHSQQQHQQQQQQQQQAAQLHHPSAQHNQIQYITEEEYAQILKHAQAQNHQAAAQSHYARPAGKQESPKYRPSVQLLETGQEHGQAYAQQEPEQPYRIQYKSIQPTGSVTPVSKPISAFSFEKELAKLVESNRPIAYHPAGPHRPSERGPHDGPRYVVNPQSHEYAYAPIPSNEHAPKQSIKAQYIAPFAQLHSGPKLSAAHLQVGPHKFADSPAPKYQFIQQEAPVKGHAPQQYLTEVSPKYAQHAPEKQPSGTPSPKIQYYVPKEKNLQIYYPQQVTEKQPTEQHTSQHPMKIVDAPQLQHEKPHKQVQTNRPKAQYTARDKQAEQSQQAVQKSKDSEVPSRSAIYVSQQTGVSPSPVPAEQPSQERQPQPQHHKIPPKIDRPLTQEEFQALVDAGYSVVPVPVPVPVPASQYHAQQQAAAARASANAPSPSARHGPVPQASRYHQHQIAAENNPSQVITYLRPLHIDPFSAGVRGPNKAAP